The proteins below are encoded in one region of Terriglobia bacterium:
- a CDS encoding lantibiotic dehydratase family protein: MALPAIFRVAALPVSHLEPFRNSALPEIVSRSAEVEVLLQQSRQDLVAALYKQIAATHGPTEKQALLNLKRVCSAGKQLSHSDLELPLAAGEALAGKMANVRNAELQLEKLGREFSTLYESHHAAECSALHGSFNIPELLCGVSFSSASIVDQVRRFRADGSSEPRKRRRMELAWLSYLTRTALKPSPFSTLTWVGIGLLDDSSHPGFSFDSLKRHSMVRIKRYIVDQCFQQLLAYQPFLEELEIELNYTLARAVDGGYSFLAPGKWRPNSSAQYEFKLESLANIRLPEQLAEFLQAWFARGPRGYRPTATALWRDLQMESRDDAVCLLGQLIDSGLLLPNTEWFTNAARLEAELATHLQSLHDERLLPVIAQFLDLCALEQSCAAEPQHAPSLVKKIHQKIDDVWASIQALLPEDKKARFTITYNPAKHDLFVTSEKTSFGEIISCPRESVEELYRKTAPLSEISSVFWSGYDFLHTLAALLRVDFVSQCAESNPVPLVEVLNRARPVWKEFTGYVLKGRHEPFYRAPFNPEGLESIERLHEIRGWLWQAITECQELNAAGEYEINVAKLERVAAELIPEYYRSHFPPCFFVQPAGPSMERWVFNQCADGSGRMTSRFAWLMPEELRSRYVEHVRVCSRRRQGSRQIEFLDVSTINGEMLNVHPLQCRYVLRFPGDHFDAPAEAQLQLEDLKVVLDSESGLPRLIGPRGEWILPVQLGGVGHDFISSATVRQLCVFGPAQRLPFIPEVQKQQHGKLFFAPRLVMGNLILRRMSWTVAAADLPRSVSTGEDPTFYAQMNRWRLAAGIPVRCYARLQVQFDPSFSRHKPQFIDFSSPLFLRLLASMLQNFQGQISFEEALPSPESCREGGHIYELLADPLLLRHDFPAPEEPEEVSRSPLQTACV, from the coding sequence ATGGCCTTACCCGCGATTTTTCGAGTCGCTGCTCTGCCTGTATCGCACCTGGAGCCATTTAGAAATTCCGCGCTGCCGGAGATCGTAAGCCGGAGCGCTGAAGTGGAGGTGCTTCTGCAACAATCTCGGCAGGACCTTGTCGCCGCTCTTTATAAACAGATCGCGGCGACACATGGTCCCACGGAAAAGCAGGCGCTGCTCAACCTCAAGCGTGTGTGTTCAGCGGGAAAGCAGCTTTCCCATAGCGACCTGGAACTTCCTCTGGCGGCCGGCGAGGCCCTGGCCGGCAAAATGGCAAACGTGCGGAATGCTGAACTGCAGCTCGAAAAACTAGGCCGCGAGTTTTCCACTTTGTATGAGAGCCATCATGCGGCGGAGTGCTCGGCCCTCCACGGTTCCTTCAACATCCCCGAGCTTCTGTGTGGTGTTTCCTTTTCCAGCGCAAGCATTGTCGATCAGGTACGCCGGTTCAGAGCGGATGGAAGCTCTGAGCCGCGAAAACGACGCCGCATGGAACTGGCATGGCTCTCCTACCTCACCCGCACGGCCCTCAAGCCCTCGCCCTTTTCCACCTTGACGTGGGTCGGCATTGGCCTCCTCGATGATTCTTCCCATCCCGGCTTTTCATTTGACAGTCTGAAGCGGCACTCCATGGTGCGCATCAAGAGATACATTGTCGACCAATGCTTTCAGCAACTGCTCGCCTACCAGCCATTCCTTGAAGAGCTGGAAATCGAGCTGAATTACACGCTGGCCCGCGCAGTTGACGGCGGATATAGCTTCCTCGCGCCTGGAAAATGGCGACCCAACAGCTCCGCTCAATACGAATTCAAGCTGGAGTCTCTCGCAAATATCAGGCTGCCAGAGCAGCTGGCGGAATTTCTTCAGGCATGGTTTGCCCGTGGCCCGCGCGGCTACCGGCCCACGGCAACGGCCCTTTGGCGCGATCTGCAAATGGAAAGCCGCGACGATGCCGTATGTCTGCTGGGACAACTGATCGACTCCGGTCTTCTGCTTCCTAATACGGAGTGGTTTACTAATGCAGCCCGATTAGAAGCCGAATTGGCCACGCATTTGCAATCGCTGCACGATGAGCGTCTGCTTCCCGTTATCGCCCAGTTCCTGGATCTCTGCGCGCTTGAGCAGAGTTGCGCAGCCGAGCCGCAGCATGCACCTAGCCTGGTGAAAAAAATCCACCAGAAAATCGACGACGTATGGGCTTCCATCCAGGCATTGCTGCCGGAAGACAAAAAGGCCAGATTCACGATCACGTACAATCCAGCCAAGCATGACCTGTTCGTCACCTCAGAAAAGACGTCCTTCGGAGAAATCATTTCCTGTCCGCGGGAAAGCGTGGAGGAGCTTTACCGCAAGACGGCCCCGCTCTCGGAGATCTCCAGCGTTTTTTGGTCAGGCTATGATTTTCTGCATACGCTTGCGGCGCTTCTGCGCGTTGACTTCGTGTCACAATGCGCCGAAAGCAACCCTGTGCCGCTGGTCGAAGTGCTGAACCGAGCGCGGCCGGTGTGGAAGGAGTTTACTGGATACGTCCTCAAGGGCCGCCATGAGCCGTTCTACAGGGCGCCTTTCAACCCGGAAGGCCTTGAGTCCATCGAGCGGCTGCATGAGATCCGCGGCTGGCTCTGGCAAGCAATCACGGAGTGCCAGGAACTCAATGCCGCGGGCGAATATGAAATCAACGTTGCAAAACTGGAACGGGTCGCCGCGGAGCTGATTCCGGAATACTACCGCAGCCATTTTCCCCCGTGCTTTTTTGTCCAGCCAGCCGGCCCCAGCATGGAACGCTGGGTCTTCAATCAATGCGCGGACGGCTCAGGACGCATGACCAGCCGTTTTGCCTGGCTGATGCCGGAAGAGCTCCGGAGCAGGTACGTGGAGCACGTGCGGGTCTGCAGCCGGCGCAGGCAGGGGAGCCGGCAGATTGAATTTCTCGATGTCAGCACTATCAATGGCGAGATGCTGAACGTCCATCCGCTCCAGTGCCGCTACGTGCTCCGGTTCCCTGGCGATCACTTTGACGCGCCTGCCGAAGCCCAACTTCAGTTGGAAGACCTCAAAGTCGTGCTCGATTCCGAATCAGGCTTACCCCGGCTGATCGGTCCCCGCGGGGAATGGATCCTGCCGGTCCAACTCGGAGGCGTGGGGCATGATTTTATTTCTTCAGCCACGGTCCGCCAGCTTTGCGTCTTTGGGCCGGCGCAGCGTTTGCCGTTCATTCCTGAGGTCCAAAAACAGCAGCACGGCAAACTGTTCTTCGCGCCACGGCTGGTGATGGGCAATCTGATTTTACGAAGGATGAGCTGGACCGTGGCAGCGGCAGATTTGCCGCGCTCCGTTTCCACCGGCGAAGACCCCACCTTCTATGCACAGATGAACCGGTGGCGGCTCGCGGCCGGGATTCCCGTCCGCTGTTATGCGCGGCTCCAGGTGCAGTTTGATCCCAGCTTCAGCCGCCATAAGCCTCAGTTCATCGATTTCAGCTCTCCGCTGTTCCTGCGCCTGCTGGCATCGATGTTGCAGAACTTCCAGGGGCAAATCAGCTTTGAGGAGGCGCTGCCTTCACCCGAATCCTGTCGTGAAGGCGGGCACATTTATGAATTGCTCGCTGACCCGCTGCTTCTGCGCCATGATTTTCCCGCGCCGGAGGAGCCCGAAGAAGTTTCGCGCAGCCCCCTGCAAACTGCGTGCGTGTAG
- a CDS encoding ABC transporter ATP-binding protein/permease: MLLKSKIAPRPGCWQAVKAVVWPLFAANGWTAAWLATLGLIHIVSLLWIPRVVQSLFEQATQSRLLGELAWSGIQLVLAAAVVSASSAMLETSAARALYRDLQQLELRLFEKILSLPVSECEHLGVGKLYSRLRDDIPQLSPFLIGDAAPYLIIGLQLAAVIALLFSIDWTLALTSILVAMVIAGANSAFTPHLRRIARHSQEEVALLSSYLAEVLAHISTIKACNAEAGEQIRFADADRAVNRERCRLQVVSRLLGEANSGLGRLGFLAIAIVGAWRIHSGALTAPLFMSSIVYINVLLYSSRSLINFTPRLATGLEAAVRIAEMMQSTAEASHFGALRPAAAEGSLQLRNLSFAYDGGKPVLKGVDLEVPEGAKVAIVGPSGAGKTTLMKLMLGFAHPGEGEVLLGGYHLRDLDLKFVRNHVGYVPQGSACVLRRAVTENIALGSPNPSLEAVHQSAVAAQADGFIAGLPRGYDSVVGADQGAFSGGQAQRIALARELLRRPRILIMDEATSQLDLPTERQIIDTLLNVFHDTTCIVVSHRLASVRDFDLIVVMDEGRVVATGSHTELLEQSELYAALFSLQDAPSDRTNGSPGKSGNLWREEAVNVHARI, from the coding sequence ATGCTTCTGAAATCAAAAATCGCTCCGCGTCCCGGCTGCTGGCAAGCAGTCAAAGCCGTGGTCTGGCCCCTGTTTGCGGCAAACGGCTGGACGGCTGCGTGGCTCGCCACGCTCGGCCTCATTCATATTGTATCTCTCCTGTGGATACCCAGAGTCGTACAAAGCCTGTTTGAACAGGCCACGCAGTCCCGCCTGCTAGGCGAACTTGCCTGGAGCGGCATCCAGCTTGTGCTGGCCGCTGCCGTGGTGTCAGCTTCCTCGGCCATGCTGGAGACCAGCGCCGCCCGTGCCCTCTATCGTGATCTGCAGCAGCTTGAGCTCCGGCTGTTCGAAAAGATTCTTTCGCTACCTGTTTCAGAATGCGAGCATCTGGGGGTCGGCAAACTGTATTCCCGCCTTCGCGACGACATTCCCCAGCTCTCGCCTTTCCTGATCGGCGACGCAGCGCCTTACCTGATTATTGGATTGCAACTGGCGGCGGTCATCGCGCTGCTGTTCTCCATTGACTGGACACTGGCGCTCACCAGCATTCTGGTTGCGATGGTCATCGCTGGAGCTAATTCAGCATTTACCCCGCATCTGCGCAGGATCGCACGCCACTCCCAGGAAGAAGTTGCACTATTGAGCAGCTACCTGGCGGAAGTACTGGCACACATCAGCACCATCAAGGCTTGCAATGCGGAGGCCGGCGAGCAAATCCGGTTTGCAGACGCTGATCGCGCCGTAAACCGGGAAAGATGCAGGTTACAGGTGGTCTCCCGCCTGCTGGGCGAAGCTAACTCCGGCCTGGGAAGGCTGGGATTTCTGGCCATTGCTATCGTGGGTGCGTGGCGCATCCATTCTGGGGCCCTGACCGCGCCTCTTTTCATGTCGAGCATTGTGTATATCAACGTTCTGCTTTATTCCAGCCGGTCGCTGATCAACTTTACGCCACGGCTGGCCACCGGACTTGAGGCTGCCGTGCGCATTGCAGAGATGATGCAGAGTACCGCTGAAGCCAGCCACTTCGGCGCGCTACGGCCCGCGGCAGCGGAAGGCAGCCTGCAGTTGCGTAACCTCAGCTTTGCTTACGATGGCGGCAAACCAGTGTTGAAAGGCGTGGATTTGGAAGTTCCCGAAGGCGCGAAGGTTGCTATTGTCGGCCCCAGTGGTGCAGGCAAGACCACTTTAATGAAACTAATGTTGGGCTTCGCCCACCCCGGCGAGGGCGAGGTATTACTGGGCGGTTATCACCTGCGCGATCTGGATTTGAAATTCGTGCGCAACCATGTCGGGTACGTCCCGCAGGGGAGCGCATGCGTTCTCCGCCGCGCTGTCACAGAAAATATTGCGCTGGGCTCGCCCAATCCAAGCCTAGAGGCAGTCCACCAGTCCGCGGTTGCAGCGCAGGCGGATGGGTTCATTGCCGGACTGCCGCGTGGATATGACTCGGTCGTCGGCGCCGACCAGGGAGCTTTCTCCGGAGGCCAGGCGCAAAGAATTGCGCTGGCCCGGGAACTGTTGCGCCGGCCGAGAATCCTGATTATGGATGAAGCCACCTCACAACTGGATCTGCCTACGGAGCGCCAGATCATCGATACGCTCCTGAACGTCTTCCATGACACTACCTGCATCGTCGTGTCGCACCGGCTGGCCTCGGTACGCGACTTTGACTTGATCGTTGTCATGGACGAGGGCAGGGTGGTCGCCACTGGATCGCATACCGAACTGCTGGAACAAAGCGAACTGTATGCAGCCCTGTTTTCGCTTCAGGACGCGCCTTCCGACAGAACGAATGGCAGTCCAGGAAAAAGCGGGAATTTATGGAGAGAGGAGGCGGTGAATGTCCACGCCAGAATTTGA
- a CDS encoding thiopeptide-type bacteriocin biosynthesis protein, with protein sequence MHHWLNFHIYYHADRDRLLREAISPLLAELYKEGLLERFYFVRYSLGGPHVRLRLETERHTASLVCNTVEAYLQHYLHAAPSLQPLNREEIARTTRMLIATDPNEHDANIYPDNSILQFPFAPEVNRYGGAELLSCSLDLFCFTSVEALTLIHERSSQSRSKMFSRSVRVLLRLFLSLAEDRAALQDFWWTASPASPVSQPELQARFRLIQLLREESTKTPEDEEWKLWSAAGTSLRQKLSAMDKVAGRGIIRSHLHMFANRLDISNAVENGLGALLSGIFDEPASIWTIPQPTAGLADWLAESRRRTLWLNPLAPAVLLR encoded by the coding sequence ATGCATCACTGGTTGAATTTTCATATTTACTACCATGCGGATCGGGATCGCCTGTTGCGAGAGGCCATCTCGCCTCTGCTGGCGGAGCTCTACAAAGAAGGACTGCTGGAACGGTTCTACTTTGTCCGTTATTCCCTGGGAGGCCCCCATGTCCGCCTGCGGCTGGAGACCGAACGTCACACGGCTTCGCTGGTGTGCAATACCGTGGAGGCATACTTGCAGCATTACCTGCATGCCGCTCCGTCGCTGCAACCGCTGAATCGGGAGGAGATCGCCAGGACAACGCGCATGTTGATCGCCACCGACCCGAACGAGCACGATGCAAATATCTATCCCGATAACAGCATCCTGCAATTTCCTTTCGCGCCGGAGGTCAATCGTTATGGCGGCGCGGAGCTGTTGTCCTGCTCCCTGGACCTGTTCTGCTTTACTTCCGTGGAAGCCCTAACGCTTATCCACGAGCGTTCCAGTCAAAGCAGGAGCAAGATGTTTTCGAGAAGCGTGCGAGTACTACTTCGTCTTTTTCTTTCGTTGGCGGAAGATCGCGCTGCGCTACAGGATTTCTGGTGGACAGCAAGCCCGGCTTCTCCTGTTTCCCAGCCGGAATTGCAGGCGCGGTTCCGCCTGATCCAGCTTCTGCGGGAAGAGTCCACAAAGACGCCCGAGGATGAAGAATGGAAACTTTGGTCGGCGGCGGGAACCAGCCTGCGGCAAAAGCTTTCAGCCATGGACAAGGTGGCCGGACGTGGGATCATTCGCAGCCATCTTCACATGTTCGCCAACCGGCTGGACATCAGCAATGCGGTGGAAAACGGCCTGGGCGCCCTGCTGAGCGGGATTTTCGACGAGCCCGCTTCCATCTGGACCATCCCCCAACCGACCGCGGGCCTGGCTGACTGGCTGGCTGAATCGCGCCGCCGGACGCTTTGGCTAAACCCTCTCGCTCCGGCCGTTCTACTTCGCTAA
- a CDS encoding ABC transporter permease, which produces MNLVNSKIETARVTARHELRRKLRDRGVLLALLVFCCAYAVSLWISVAHYRQQTAATAEAHHGSRLTVAAVQPEPVSILSSNLTDVLYVPYDVGFPVYSIRTLGNDGSSNLLVGAYQRPDPSFTIAVLGSIFALFVACDSFAVERETRRLSLLLSYCGHRQGLLWGKMFGAWIVVAIALAVCGLISVAVFAWTIPHAHVLLPLTEFFILSAIYMAIFVAAGTCISARSNGMLDCAGLCLALWIILVVLLPLLGSGVTQQIYSASSPQQVEADLARERTQNQNLASFAAAKLPPQDERAFARLYEYYEGLTNSYIYDRETRYQEESGRELRVATMVERLSPSSCFRLAAMQISHTGFADLLAARQDILRFKRSIDGHVLHRRAASQSLAPGAPVFILATIVHRTLLPELFVLLAYGLLSVGLAQRYVRRLTVD; this is translated from the coding sequence ATGAACCTAGTGAATTCGAAGATCGAAACTGCCCGGGTCACGGCACGGCATGAATTGCGGAGGAAGCTTCGTGACCGCGGCGTGCTCCTGGCCCTTCTTGTATTTTGCTGTGCGTATGCGGTCTCTCTCTGGATCTCGGTGGCGCATTACCGGCAGCAGACGGCTGCAACAGCGGAAGCTCACCATGGTTCGCGGTTGACAGTGGCTGCGGTGCAACCTGAGCCCGTTTCCATCCTGAGTTCGAATCTGACCGACGTGCTGTACGTTCCCTACGACGTGGGTTTTCCTGTTTATTCCATACGCACGCTCGGCAATGACGGCTCCAGCAATCTCCTGGTGGGCGCATACCAGCGGCCTGATCCGTCCTTTACAATCGCCGTCCTGGGCAGCATTTTTGCCCTGTTCGTGGCCTGTGATTCGTTTGCCGTGGAAAGAGAGACCCGCCGGCTCTCTTTGCTGCTCTCCTATTGCGGGCATCGTCAAGGCCTGCTCTGGGGCAAGATGTTTGGAGCCTGGATCGTGGTGGCCATTGCATTGGCGGTGTGCGGGCTGATTTCCGTGGCGGTCTTCGCATGGACGATTCCCCACGCGCACGTGCTGCTTCCCTTGACCGAGTTTTTTATTTTGTCGGCTATTTACATGGCAATTTTCGTAGCTGCGGGAACCTGCATTTCGGCGCGCAGCAACGGCATGCTCGACTGTGCCGGCCTGTGCCTGGCCTTGTGGATCATCCTGGTGGTGCTGCTTCCGCTGCTTGGGTCGGGGGTCACGCAACAGATTTATTCCGCGTCTTCACCGCAGCAAGTGGAGGCCGACCTGGCGCGCGAGCGCACCCAGAACCAAAACCTTGCGAGCTTTGCCGCAGCCAAGCTGCCGCCTCAAGATGAACGCGCTTTCGCGCGTCTCTATGAATACTACGAAGGGCTGACCAACAGCTATATTTATGACCGCGAAACGCGCTATCAGGAAGAGTCTGGGCGCGAACTGCGGGTAGCAACGATGGTGGAGCGCCTTTCCCCATCTTCCTGCTTCCGGCTGGCGGCCATGCAGATCAGTCATACCGGTTTTGCCGACCTGCTCGCCGCGCGGCAAGACATTCTCCGCTTCAAGCGAAGCATTGACGGGCACGTTCTGCACCGGCGGGCGGCTTCGCAGAGCCTTGCTCCCGGCGCGCCGGTTTTTATCTTGGCGACCATCGTGCACAGAACGCTGCTGCCTGAACTCTTTGTATTGCTGGCCTATGGCCTGCTGAGCGTAGGTCTGGCCCAACGGTATGTCCGCCGCCTCACGGTGGATTGA
- a CDS encoding ABC transporter permease — protein sequence MNTFIILFTHELRRLFRDPRLLLATVAVAALAATGTWLRAADYSTLSHEYRAEMSKNEAEILHTGELNRLYDMTPPQVPPEPMAVFHEGIPLVARNVGTTEASVHEAAFNANPLSQMFPSLDLTTVVIWVIGLVTLLMAAVALSGERESGTFELLVTAGASSCHLVLAKWLAITVCSGAILACCMTTAWLAAVLSGLSFDHARISEFLLSSFASLLYLGSLAGLGVALSSKACSRARVMMSCAGLWMLISTILPSAVAHLLGEATRIPGFAQKRQQIEHILTNEREQHLNGQIATVYHDDNAQLERYLKPAGYNAAKFRALPDQQIDQVAGHLSAEDAGFRSLWDQEQSRVLDVIQSVWTDYQGRADSMEEQLRAQTARQTRFVLAATAFLPAVAYKETVSRLLGMSYLDLAHAERSQKDYKIRTVDYIFTKARMIGGRDPFNAHVSLDDRPRFLFQQRGAARRLLDASPFLLVLLAWTAGLLLFAVKATSR from the coding sequence ATGAATACTTTTATCATTCTCTTTACCCATGAACTGCGGCGGCTGTTCCGCGATCCCCGGCTCCTGCTGGCTACGGTGGCTGTTGCGGCGCTTGCCGCAACGGGAACATGGCTGCGCGCTGCCGACTACAGCACCCTGTCCCATGAATACCGGGCCGAGATGAGCAAGAATGAGGCGGAGATCCTGCACACAGGAGAGCTGAACCGTCTTTATGACATGACGCCGCCGCAGGTCCCGCCGGAACCCATGGCCGTCTTTCATGAAGGCATTCCGCTAGTGGCCCGCAACGTGGGAACCACGGAAGCCTCCGTGCATGAAGCCGCTTTCAACGCAAACCCGCTGTCGCAGATGTTTCCGTCACTTGACCTGACGACGGTTGTGATCTGGGTAATCGGCCTTGTCACCTTGCTGATGGCCGCCGTGGCTCTCTCCGGTGAACGAGAAAGCGGAACCTTTGAGTTGCTTGTGACCGCTGGAGCATCATCGTGCCACTTGGTCCTTGCTAAATGGCTGGCCATCACCGTTTGCTCCGGAGCGATCCTGGCCTGCTGTATGACAACGGCATGGCTGGCAGCGGTCTTGTCCGGGCTGTCCTTTGATCACGCCCGGATCTCCGAGTTCCTGCTTTCCTCGTTCGCTTCGCTCCTGTACCTGGGATCTCTCGCCGGACTGGGCGTGGCCCTTTCGTCCAAGGCTTGCTCCCGCGCACGAGTCATGATGAGCTGTGCTGGGTTATGGATGCTGATCAGCACCATTCTCCCTTCAGCGGTGGCCCATCTCCTGGGAGAAGCCACCAGGATTCCCGGTTTTGCCCAGAAGCGCCAGCAGATTGAACACATTCTGACAAATGAGAGAGAGCAGCACCTGAACGGGCAGATTGCCACCGTTTACCACGATGACAATGCGCAACTGGAACGCTATCTCAAACCCGCGGGCTACAACGCGGCCAAGTTCCGCGCCTTGCCCGATCAACAGATTGACCAGGTGGCAGGCCATTTGAGCGCCGAGGACGCCGGATTTCGATCTTTGTGGGATCAGGAGCAAAGCAGGGTGCTGGACGTGATCCAGTCCGTGTGGACGGATTACCAGGGCCGCGCCGACTCAATGGAAGAACAGCTTCGCGCCCAGACCGCCCGGCAGACCCGCTTTGTGCTGGCCGCGACGGCATTCTTGCCGGCCGTGGCTTATAAAGAAACGGTTTCACGCCTGCTGGGTATGTCCTACCTGGACTTGGCGCATGCTGAGCGGTCGCAAAAGGACTACAAGATACGGACAGTCGACTACATTTTTACTAAAGCGCGCATGATCGGCGGCCGCGATCCCTTCAACGCGCACGTAAGCCTAGACGACAGGCCGCGTTTCCTGTTCCAGCAGCGCGGTGCGGCAAGGCGCTTGCTGGATGCTTCGCCATTTCTCCTGGTCCTGCTGGCATGGACCGCCGGCCTGCTGCTCTTCGCGGTGAAGGCCACATCTCGGTAA
- a CDS encoding ABC transporter ATP-binding protein, with amino-acid sequence MHHGIVIQNLSKSYSNGKAAVSNLSLDVRPGQVYCLLGHNGAGKSTTLKVLLGLLLPTSGKAWVGTHEVSSAPALARQAIAYLPESVSLYGDLSARENLEFFSRLGGQNHLERSDYYAILNQAGLPGGSEELRVSSFSKGMRQKLALAIAVSRKSKILILDEPMSGLDPATAEEIVQVIQRERNHGRAILMVTHDLNSVEQIADIAGFMREGKLAAEFSRQELEGRDLNQLYKSLQHSTVAA; translated from the coding sequence GTGCATCACGGAATCGTTATTCAAAACCTCAGCAAGTCTTACAGCAACGGAAAAGCGGCGGTCAGCAACTTGTCGCTGGACGTCCGTCCCGGGCAGGTTTATTGCCTGCTCGGCCACAATGGCGCAGGTAAAAGCACCACGCTCAAGGTCCTGCTCGGCCTGCTGCTTCCTACCTCCGGCAAAGCCTGGGTGGGGACGCACGAAGTCTCGAGCGCACCGGCGCTGGCGCGCCAGGCGATTGCGTATTTGCCGGAAAGCGTCTCACTGTATGGTGATCTTTCTGCCCGCGAGAACCTGGAATTCTTCAGCCGTCTTGGCGGCCAGAACCACCTAGAAAGAAGCGATTATTACGCCATTTTGAACCAGGCAGGCCTGCCCGGCGGTTCGGAAGAGCTTCGGGTCAGCAGCTTCAGCAAAGGCATGCGGCAGAAACTGGCTCTCGCCATTGCGGTCAGCCGCAAGAGCAAAATCCTGATTCTGGATGAGCCCATGTCCGGCCTCGATCCGGCGACGGCGGAAGAAATTGTCCAGGTGATTCAGCGTGAGCGCAATCACGGCAGGGCGATCCTGATGGTGACCCACGACCTGAACTCGGTGGAGCAGATCGCCGATATCGCGGGGTTCATGCGCGAGGGGAAACTCGCAGCGGAATTTTCGCGGCAGGAACTCGAGGGGCGCGATCTTAATCAGCTGTATAAATCTTTGCAGCACTCCACGGTGGCCGCATGA
- a CDS encoding insulinase family protein: MMSKSLFSLILVLALPALAQNAFVQNNARLDQRLENGMRVILVEDHHAPVASYVLLYKFGSADDPPHRTGLAHFCEHLVLTRSGEASVRYAALIQSRGGTFNATTGRDSTRFYATVPSTALLPALAYEAQRMKGREFTPEGFKLESGVVENERVQHHEDQPYGAAEDYLDELAASTTAYQHPVIGYVPDLRQITLQEAREFIATHYWPQNAVLTIVGDFSAPQLLKSVHAIFGGGSQPSDLAAVPRQVEPHSHDGQFETTDKQARAARLYFAYPAPSLGDKAASDLLLLDVILTKSQHARLKQALVDSRIASSVKSDMEFRKDGGLYYLIVTLARPDAAEKASAAIDAALRSIRETGITAAELRRAQLILEGEQAEKDESSRYRATQIATGAALFNAPDILESTNDQLRHATGSQIAGVAGHYLLGKEHVSLLVKPNK; this comes from the coding sequence ATGATGTCGAAATCCCTGTTCAGCCTTATCCTTGTCCTTGCTCTCCCAGCTCTTGCGCAAAACGCTTTTGTGCAAAACAATGCGCGTCTTGACCAGCGCCTGGAAAATGGCATGCGAGTGATCCTGGTGGAAGACCATCATGCGCCGGTTGCGTCTTACGTGCTGCTCTATAAATTTGGATCGGCGGATGATCCGCCTCATCGCACCGGCCTGGCGCATTTTTGCGAACACCTGGTGCTCACCCGATCAGGAGAGGCGTCTGTCCGCTACGCGGCGCTAATCCAGTCCCGCGGAGGGACTTTCAACGCCACCACCGGGCGCGATAGTACCCGGTTCTACGCCACGGTGCCTTCCACCGCTTTGCTGCCCGCGCTTGCCTATGAGGCCCAGCGGATGAAGGGCCGCGAGTTCACCCCGGAAGGATTCAAACTGGAATCCGGGGTTGTGGAAAATGAGCGCGTCCAACACCACGAAGACCAACCTTATGGAGCGGCCGAAGATTACCTGGATGAGTTGGCCGCCTCCACCACGGCGTACCAGCATCCCGTGATAGGTTACGTGCCCGACCTGCGGCAGATTACCTTACAGGAAGCCAGGGAATTCATTGCTACGCATTATTGGCCGCAAAATGCGGTGTTAACCATTGTGGGAGACTTCTCCGCCCCGCAACTTCTGAAGAGCGTTCACGCCATCTTCGGCGGCGGCAGCCAGCCGAGCGATCTTGCCGCCGTGCCGCGTCAAGTGGAGCCGCACTCGCACGATGGACAGTTTGAAACCACGGACAAGCAGGCTCGCGCCGCCCGCCTTTACTTTGCCTATCCGGCACCGAGCCTGGGAGATAAGGCCGCTTCAGACTTGCTGCTGCTGGATGTCATTCTGACGAAGAGCCAGCATGCCCGCCTGAAGCAGGCCCTGGTCGATTCCAGAATCGCCAGCTCCGTGAAAAGTGACATGGAATTCCGTAAAGATGGCGGCCTTTACTACCTGATCGTCACGCTGGCGCGGCCCGACGCCGCGGAAAAGGCCAGCGCCGCCATAGACGCCGCTCTGCGGAGCATCCGCGAAACCGGAATTACTGCCGCGGAATTGCGCCGGGCACAACTGATCCTGGAAGGCGAGCAGGCGGAAAAAGACGAGAGCTCTCGCTATCGCGCTACGCAGATTGCCACAGGCGCTGCGCTTTTCAACGCTCCCGATATTCTTGAAAGCACCAACGATCAACTCCGCCATGCAACCGGCAGCCAGATTGCCGGCGTGGCCGGCCATTACCTGCTCGGCAAAGAGCACGTAAGTCTTCTCGTTAAACCCAATAAATGA